The Hevea brasiliensis isolate MT/VB/25A 57/8 unplaced genomic scaffold, ASM3005281v1 Scaf528, whole genome shotgun sequence region ACCTCTGACTGCACATGATGTTTAGCAACTGAATTGGACATCACCAGGAAAGGTATCGATGATGGCCTGGTTCTCCTCCTTTTGCAGCCTATAGTCTCCTCCTCATCCCCATCTGATGATATGGTTGGGCAAGTTCGTCGAACAACCAAATTCAAGCTGACAGACAGATCAGTTTTGACATAATCTACCTTAGCTTTACATCCTGATTCTACAATTCTTAAATTCTTCTTTCCTTCTTTCCTGGGATCTGAGATGTGGTAACATCTGTCCGTAGGGGAGTTTGGCCATGACGGAGGTGAAGATCTAGGGGTCTTCTTGTCGGGTTCTTCTTTAAGAGTGGAAGGAGAAAAAGGAGGGAAAAAGTTCTTTTCATCGGAATTCCCTTGAGTGGGTGTAGTTGAAAGCTTACAAGGTGAAGATGGTGATGCAACAATACCAGGATCAGTATTAGGGTTAGGGCTGTAAACCAAGGTACAAATCTGAGATGGATATTGAAAACCCAAAGATGAATAAGGATTTTGAAAGAGATTGTGATGATTTTGATGGTCATGATGAAGAACTTCATTGTGGGGGCCTGGAGATTGTTTCAGTCTAGCTCTATCCCTTCTATGGACATTCATGTGACCCCCTAGAGCTTGAGCAGACCTGAATTCTCTTCTACAAAAGCTGCAAGAATAAGATCTTGGAGGCCATATACACCCTCCTAAAGACCCAGCTGCATCTTCTGCAAAAGCTTGTTCTTCCCATGACTCATCATATGATGGGCGAGTTGATGCTTGGACATGAGAACTCAAACTATGTTTTCGCTTAGTCCACATCCAGCACCGTGCTTGCTCCATAACACTATATTCAAGAGCTTGACTCTTATAGGTTTCAACAAGATACAGGATTTTGTAGCAAGCATAAGAAGCTAGGAGATGGATTAATGGAGATTAGATGAAAGAGGGAAAGATAAAGTCTTACatgattgattattaaagaaGATGTTTAGGACTTGGTGGGTACCCTACCTTGTTTGTCTTATGGTAACTACTTCTTGGTCTCTCCTGGTTGGTCTGACACAGTCCACTGTGTAGTAAACGAACCAAACTGTTTAGAAAAAGGCTTAACGAACAAAGAAAATTCAATTTGCACAAgggttttaatttataattttagttttttattttaatttggattgTGGAGTTTAACTGGTGTTTTACATCTTAAATTtaggttaatttttttattatttaacttCTATTAAATCTTTGCATTCAAAATcacatatatttaaaaattacagCTCCAATACCACtaaattaaaactcattaatattactattattatttgaCATAAGTATTATATAAGTTTTCATTATACTCAGAAcatacaaatttttttttattttaaattttttaaaaaaaatatcgaAGTTTTAACCTTTGACTTCCCACATTATGAGACAAATACTAACAAAAACAAACTTAATTGGTGTTACATGAATTTCGCTTCCTATAACATATATGTTTCTGGTGTTGGGAAATCTATTAATTTATGTTTCTGGTAAAAATTTGAGTTTCATATTTTCGCCTTAATTAGTAagtatattaatgaattaatgataTGATTTTAAATCCAATGGAATCTTAAAAATCTAAATTAGATAGACGTTTTAATTTTGAATAATAAAATCTTTTAAAATTAGGTACAATTATAtaactaaaagaaaaaaaaattgaatttgggaaaGTATaagattttagtaaaattaataacttagttctatattttcaatattaaataatttagttcctCACTTATTATATATACAAATTAGTCTTTTTGTCCAATTTTTCACCCAAATTATCcttagttttataaaaaaaaagtcaaaataCCCTTTACTATATTTTCAATATGAAATAATTAGGTCTCTAAGATTTTTGTTTTattgataaataatatatttgatgtcccaaaatatgtccaagaggggggtgaattggactttaaaaataattttcggttcttgctcaaaacctttgaaaattgcagctaggttcaactcaattgactaatgtgaaatatgaacaatacagctctattgacaagttgattcaaagATAGGCTATATGCAATCGATATCGATCTAACAAATTATATCGGATTCAAGAGAGATATCGATGTCTGGATAAGTTTTTAACACAAAGAACAGAGCGGTATACCATATATACTAACGGCAAGAGATCAAACAACAAGCGATTAAATCGGATATCGCCAGATTTAGCAAGATGGCGATTTTCTCAGTTGCGACAAGATTACCGAGAAATGGCctcaactttcatatcagcaaaagcatatcaatcataaagttaaaatgtataaatgtaaagagcaagggttgagaaaatgaacactgaaatttttatagtggttcggctcaactagcctacatccactctctcaaagatcctactttgagtcttcacttcactattcttctcttttaaaggcaagagacaaaaagccttttacaaatcttctcaccaaagcttttacaagtagcttcacacttctaccaagtgttatttcaaacacttttcacaaccaagcttcactaggtgcttgaatgacctctcataaatgaaaataatgtgtttaaaactcactctcactcaatacaatagaatctataaagaagagatgagtaaataagccaatgatgagcaataaaaacactttgagcactttgaatgaaagcttttatgattttaaACAGTGGAGagtctttcattaagtgcaaaatggccaaaggtaggtgtatttatagctttggaacgtttttgacCGTTTAGAAAGTTATTTGAACATTACggttacgaatttcaagaaaatagccgttattttatcattttctgcgatgttgtgcagagttgagacagttagcatactggagaaaatagcaaaccagttagcatactaaataagtagcaaaccagttagcataccaggaaaacttttctgcataactttcaaaactataaaactttacaccaaatcatagtcaaatacttttaggccaataatgatgtttgaaagaaaaatcttttgagggattgaaaataagcatcattgacttttactcctcaattcttttcacaagtaagtctaaaaataaagcttaacttctatactatatgtaccttcaattctgattttcaatgcagccttagaaggtaaccttttcttcttttatctcctttgattcgtcctgtgttatccttagaatgtcatcctttcttcaaaagcacgaatccatcatgaaatccttgtgtcttttctttgagatgcacaacacttaaaacaatgttagtttgattctagttgagttttggtatcatcaaaatctatgctcctttgagcttgtggggtcaacaatctccccctttttgatgatgacaaaactcaattgaattaccatgtaaatattaataagtgtgagtatacgtatgaatgtatatgtgagaataactccccctatgtatgtgcttatatcaacaattaatcacaaataactcccccctaataatttcaatgaaatattcataaacattttcttaaggagtcaagtgtgactaaagatactaactaaatatgcacaatatgcacactaatcacaaactgtatatcattcacaagttatatcaacaatatgcacactataaagtTATATCAATAATATACTAATCTCAAACTATATCAACCACAagtaatcacaaactatatcaaccacaagtaatcacaaactatatcaaccacaagttatatcaacaagattactcattcattttctccccctttttgtcagcataaaaaaaaataatgggaGAAATCATGCACATGTGTATAAATCAAAAGTCAGTTTAAGTGCAGTGAATAAATAGTCAAAACAGTAACTGATATAGCAAGCTAATTAAAGTTCAGAATAAAACTAAAAGTAGCAAACTAAGTAGCAAATTAAGAGACAGActgttagacaaaattcaatcattaaacaTGCAGAATGGTTGTTTATCCTTTTAGCCTAGAGCTTCGtctgattggttttggagcaGCCATCTTCAACTTTTTTGGCTTGACAGGTTTATCACTCAAGGTTTGAAGAATTTCAGTGACCATTTCGGTTCACGGTGTCAAGGGAATAATAGGGCTTGCTAACTCGATTCTGCATGAGTACGGTCTGCTGTCaactttttgccagttttagtCTTTTTGCCAGATGGTTTACCAGTTTCCTCTTTTTGCTTGCTTCTTTGTTCCTTTTGAGCTGTTTTTGCCTTTTCTTTTGCAGGAGCAGCAGGAGCAGGAGTCTGTGGTTCTGTCTCAGATTCTGAGTCACTCATATCCTTCCCATttccttctttgctgcctccattaccatttccatcatcagaatcatcttcatctttttcagtttcatcttcttcctcttcttccttttcttcctctttctcttcttcttcttctgtttctttttcttcctcttctgtttcttcttcttcttcctcttctgtttcctgttcttcctcttcttctttctcttcctctttttctttttctttctctgtttGAGGAACTGAAC contains the following coding sequences:
- the LOC110641678 gene encoding zinc finger protein 10-like; amino-acid sequence: MEQARCWMWTKRKHSLSSHVQASTRPSYDESWEEQAFAEDAAGSLGGCIWPPRSYSCSFCRREFRSAQALGGHMNVHRRDRARLKQSPGPHNEVLHHDHQNHHNLFQNPYSSLGFQYPSQICTLVYSPNPNTDPGIVASPSSPCKLSTTPTQGNSDEKNFFPPFSPSTLKEEPDKKTPRSSPPSWPNSPTDRCYHISDPRKEGKKNLRIVESGCKAKVDYVKTDLSVSLNLVVRRTCPTISSDGDEEETIGCKRRRTRPSSIPFLVMSNSVAKHHVQSEVIEISPCSIEELDLELRLGDRPKVK
- the LOC131177517 gene encoding uncharacterized protein LOC131177517, translating into MNALDSKVDGTLMLMYKIVEELFKIKVHLGISSTEAGETSKAATGSVPQTEKEKEKEEEKEEEEEQETEEEEEEETEEEEKETEEEEEKEEEKEEEEEDETEKDEDDSDDGNGNGGSKEGNGKDMSDSESETEPQTPAPAAPAKEKAKTAQKEQRSKQKEETGKPSGKKTKTGKKLTADRTHAESS